One window from the genome of Sardina pilchardus chromosome 12, fSarPil1.1, whole genome shotgun sequence encodes:
- the leg1.1 gene encoding liver-enriched gene 1, tandem duplicate 1 — protein sequence MQEVNVRRVTGYKNSLPALSRHLCSAPSLSMRIQRTGLVAALALLASVAQAAVVTENGYPIMWDKAPAELKDMPTAEDGAVTINPWEYLQRMGMYRLMINHTNQYMGCMGPGPNNSPLWGLPLQLGWKLKSGRLVDPTGATTCGQESGDPMCISPKSWWACVNYYLSVIPFLAAVQAGLIGDGVIKITVQGPPEAAEDYCTTFTDCSAKYPDLMSKWETFFTTVKAASESEATDSEKMNQILGAMWAAQQASLQQATTSCAERQKSYSKPEISFAVSWVGSADYVSAAYFLSNLEKSTRFMAPLPGRVLTDADKPPNVPDLSAEENHTLYIFSWMNSINRLLGNTLVNMWNKAMCSDAAREKGRALLDDLVLNPKFAVSGLLSILTGMATNC from the exons ATGCAAGAGGTCAACGTCCGCAGAGTCACTGGCTACAAAAACTCCCTGCCGGCCCTGTCCAGGCACTTGTGCTCGGCCCCTTCTCTCAGCATGCGGATTCAGAGGACAGGACTAGTTGCAGCCCTGGCCCTGCTGGCCTCAGTGGCCCAGGCAGCGGTGGTCACTGAGAATGGCTACCCCATCATGTGGGACAAGGCGCCGGCGGAGCTCAAAGACATGCCAACGGCGGAGGACGGTGCGGTCACCATCAACCCCTGGGAGTATTTGCAGCGCATGGGGATGTACCGACTCATGATTAACCACACCAACCAGTACATGGGCTGCATGGGGCCTGGCCCCAACAACAGCCCACTCTGGGGGCTGCCCCTGCAACTGGGCTGGAAGCTGAAATCAG GTCGCTTGGTGGACCCAACTGGAGCTACTACATGTGGTCAAGAGAGTGGTGATCCAATGTGTATCTCTCCCAAGAGctggtgggcat GTGTGAACTACTACCTGTCTGTCATTCCATTCCTGGCTGCCGTGCAGGCAGGTTTGATTGGAGACGGAGTCATCAAGATTACAGTCCAGGGCCCCCCGGAGGCCGCCGAAGACTACTGCACCACCTTTACGGACTGCTCGGCTAAATATCCAGATCTGATGTCCAAATGGGAAACCTTTTTTACA aCAGTGAAAGCGGCAAGTGAATCAGAAGCCACAGACTCCGAGAAGATGAACCAGATCCTGGGCGCCATGTGGGCCGCACAGCAAGCCTCTCTGCAGCAGGCCACCACCAGCTGCGCTGAGCG GCAGAAGTCCTATTCCAAACCAGAAATTTCCTTCGCTGTGAGCTGGGTGGGCTCGGCCGACTACGTCAGCGCCGCGTACTTCCTGTCCAACCTAGAGAAGTCGACACGGTTCATGGCCCCGCTGCCCGGTCGAGTGCTGACCGATGCCGACAAGCCCCCTAACGTCCCGGACCTGAGTGCCGAGGAGAACCACACTCTCTACATCTTCAGCTGGATGAACAGCATCAACAGACTACTGG GAAACACTCTGGTGAATATGTGGAATAAGGCCATGTGTTCCGACGCAGCACGGGAAAAAGGCAGGGCACTTCTGGATGATCTGGTCCTGAACCCGAAATTTGCAGTCTCTGGCCTTCTCTCCATCCTGACTGGAATGGCAACCaactgctga
- the themis gene encoding protein THEMIS, whose protein sequence is MSMTLDEFTRSVDPRCLPRILQIQSGIYVQGSVYEMYGRECCLSNGDLIKVIEIRITRFIAKGSNGINVDLPLDYPGLFRIVTDTRPYCGIQEIADSLRISSDRLGQPVFYTAGDLDHPDGTIKKGTIFRITGLKTVQGLECVDCELVQSEPKRRFELKLSVIGEFFECDDSQFYTLKELAEWKMSTGRTRTVTKVKSTHLKDDILPDPLEDYKGELTLTPVHEIQAIMQFRKDVVLIPPNLDVEVVDVTEEHDSAVFVRPLTLKDVFKEPTDTFPVVAEVIEKPWHVPEELAFICRSKKIVIQRAFEAKRVLASETRRGEQRRFLVPTSYKGRFKRRPREFPTAYDLEMAQSSTEQLHVVATRAFESHYSQGQYPVQVGDQFLVKKKPANNTGEGSENGEDKMDDMLTCAKIEGKNHKDVKIPMYLDGGFVEVIHDKRQYTICDICHGFPLPFNVKVSVRDLAVKEDILAAASGLQVEEEITDPYLLVSTLDLSECWEVPVNRTKMTVQLQQRWQGPATGAEQPTGHAVVEEIGEDCYYTLRRYAVANLQPPPRPPKKKPAVANSMRVKPPRPNKPVHVSSPKSPHCNFPRPGSMASDTFPRLKRNTIAVSSDRRSSIPPVLQPITVATLKSKDIPQEPEVDDLDDDSHEYEYIDEDELEFIRKKVQETAVLRSTGKGKPNTF, encoded by the exons ATGTCGATGACCCTGGATGAGTTCACCCGATCCGTGGATCCCAGATGTCTGCCGAGGATCCTCCAGATCCAGTCAGGCATCTATGTCCAAG GATCTGTGTATGAGATGTATGGAAGAGAATGTTGCCTTTCAAATGGTGATCTTATCAAGGTCATTGAGATCAGGATCACTAGGTTCATTGCTAAGGGATCCAATGGCATTAACGTTGACCTTCCCTTGGACTACCCAG GCCTTTTCAGGATAGTGACAGACACACGGCCATACTGTGGCATTCAGGAGATCGCAGACTCGCTCCGAATCAGCTCTGACAGACTGGGCCAGCCCGTGTTCTACACGGCCGGCGACCTGGACCACCCAGATGGAACAATCAAAAAGGGGACGATTTTCCGAATCACGGGCCTCAAGACGGTCCAGGGCCTCGAGTGTGTGGACTGCGAGCTCGTGCAGAGCGAGCCCAAGCGCCGTTTTGAGCTCAAACTCTCGGTGATAGGTGAATTCTTCGAGTGTGACGACAGTCAATTCTACACTCTGAAGGAACTAGCTGAGTGGAAGATGTCCACTGGGCGGACAAGGACTGTGACCAAAGTGAAGTCGACGCACCTGAAAGATGATATTTTACCAGACCCACTGGAGGACTACAAAGGCGAACTGACTCTCACTCCAGTACATGAAATACAGGCTATAATGCAAT TTCGAAAGGATGTGGTCCTCATCCCACCAAACTTGGACGTGGAGGTTGTGGATGTAACAGAGGAACATGACTCAGCAGTTTTCGTGCGACCCTTGACCCTAAAGGATGTGTTCAAGGAGCCTACTGACACGTTCCCCGTGGTGGCCGAAGTCATCGAGAAGCCGTGGCACGTTCCAGAGGAGCTGGCGTTCATCTGCCGCTCCAAGAAGATCGTGATCCAACGCGCCTTCGAGGCCAAGCGAGTTCTGGCGTCGGAAACCCGTCGAGGCGAACAGAGGCGCTTCCTGGTGCCCACGTCCTACAAGGGTCGGTTCAAGCGGCGCCCGCGGGAGTTCCCCACCGCGTACGACCTGGAGATGGCGCAGAGCAGCACCGAGCAGCTCCACGTGGTGGCCACCAGGGCTTTCGAGTCACACTACTCCCAGGGCCAGTACCCCGTGCAGGTCGGGGATCAGTTCCTGGTCAAGAAGAAACCCGCCAACAACACTGGCGAGGGCTCCGAGAACGGCGAGGACAAGATGGACGACATGCTGACCTGCGCGAAGATCGAGGGTAAGAACCACAAAGACGTGAAGATCCCGATGTACCTGGACGGTGGCTTTGTGGAGGTCATCCATGACAAGCGACAGTACACCATCTGCGATATCTGTCACGGTTTCCCCCTGCCCTTCAACGTCAAGGTGTCTGTGCGGGACCTCGCCGTGAAGGAGGACATTTTAGCCGCGGCGTCGGGGCTgcaggtggaggaagagatCACTGACCCCTACCTGCTGGTGTCCACCCTGGACCTGTCGGAGTGCTGGGAGGTGCCGGTGAACCGCACCAAAATGActgtccagctgcagcagaggtGGCAGGGCCCCGCCACGGGTGCCGAGCAGCCCACTGGGCACGCGGTCGTGGAGGAGATCGGAGAGGACTGCTATTATACCCTCCGCAGGTATGCCGTGGCCAACCTGCAACCCCCGCCACGACCACCCAAGAAGAAGCCGGCCGTGGCCAACTCGATGAGAGTGAAGCCACCCAGACCGAATAAGCCTGTCCATGTCAGCTCCCCAAAG AGTCCGCATTGCAACTTCCCCAGACCAGGGTCTATGGCATCTGACACGTTTCCAAGGCTGAAGAGGAATACCATTGCAGTAAGCAGTGACAGGAGGTCATCCATACCTCCAGTCCTTCAGCCTATTACAG TTGCCACCTTGAAAAGTAAGGATATCCCTCAAGAGCCAGAAGTGGATGACTTGGATGATGACTCCCATGAATACGAATACATTGACGAGGATGAACTTGAGTTCATTAGGAAAAAGGTCCAAGAGACGGCGGTTCTACGCAGCACAGGCAAAGGAAAGCCAAACACCTTTTAA